The following coding sequences lie in one Saccopteryx bilineata isolate mSacBil1 chromosome 5, mSacBil1_pri_phased_curated, whole genome shotgun sequence genomic window:
- the STK17B gene encoding serine/threonine-protein kinase 17B, with amino-acid sequence MSRRRFDCRSISGLLTTAPQTPIKMENFNNFYTLTSKELGRGKFAVVRQCISKSTGQEYAAKFLKKRRRGQDCRAEILHEIAVLELAKSCPHVINLHEVYENTSEIILVLEYAAGGEIFNLCLPELAEMISESDIIRLIKQILEGVHYLHQNNIVHLDLKPQNILLSSIYPLGDIKIVDFGMSRKIGNACELREIMGTPEYLAPEILNYDPITTATDMWNIGIIAYMLVAHMSPFVGEDNQETYLNISQVNVDYSEETFSSVSQLATDFIQSLLVKNPEKRPTAETCLSHSWLQQWDFGNLFLPEETSSSSQSQDHTTRSTEDKTCKSSCNGTCGDREDKENIPEDSSMVSKRFRFDDSLPNPHELVSDLLC; translated from the exons ATGTCGAGGAGAAGATTCGATTGCCGAAGTATTTCAGGCTTGCTAACTACAGCTCCTCAAACTCcaattaaaatggaaaactttaataatttttatacacTGACATCTAAAGAGCTAGGAAG aGGAAAATTTGCTGTGGTTAGACAATGTATATCAAAATCTACTGGCCAAGAATATGCTgcaaaatttctaaaaaagagaagaagaggacaGGATTGTCGAGCAGAGATTCTACATGAGATTGCTGTCCTTGAATTAGCCAAGTCTTGTCCCCATGTGATTAATCTTCATGAAGTCTATGaaaatacaagtgaaatcattttGGTATTGGAATA tgCTGCAGGTGGAGAAATTTTCAACTTGTGTTTACCTGAGCTGGCTGAAATGATCTCTGAAAGTGACATTATTAGACTTATTAAACAAATACTTGAAGGAGTTCATTATCTACATCAGAATAACATTGTACACCTTGATTTGAAG CCACAGAATATATTGTTGAGCAGCATATACCCTCTTGGGGACATAAAAATTGTAGATTTTGGAATGTCTCGGAAAATAGGAAATGCATGTGAACTTCGGGAAATCATGGGAACGCCAGAATACTTGG CTCCAGAAATCTTGAATTATGATCCTATTACCACTGCAACAGACATGTG GAATATTGGGATAATAGCCTATATGTTGGTGGCTCATATGTCCCCATTTGTGGGAGAAGATAATcaagaaacatacctcaatattTCTCAAGTTAATGTAGATTATTCAGAAGAAACTTTTTCATCAGTTTCACAGCTGGCCACAGACTTTATCCAGAGTCTTTTAGTAAAAAATCCAGA GAAAAGACCAACAGCAGAAACCTGCCTTTCTCATTCTTGGCTGCAGCAATGGGACTTTGGAAACTTGTTTCTCCCTGAAGAAACTTCTAGTTCCTCTCAGAGTCAAGATCATACAACAAGATCCACGGAAGACAAGACTTGTAAATCCTCTTGTAATGGCACCTGTGGTGATCGAGAAGACAAAGAGAATATCCCAGAGGATAGCAGTATGGTTTCCAAAAGATTTCGCTTTGATGACTCATTGCCCAATCCCCATGAACTTGTTTCAGATTTGCTCTGTTAG